A single region of the Procambarus clarkii isolate CNS0578487 chromosome 59, FALCON_Pclarkii_2.0, whole genome shotgun sequence genome encodes:
- the LOC138353712 gene encoding zinc finger protein 253-like, with product MVHSGDKPYECPECGKKFNHHGNMKTHRKVHSGEKRHECPECGKRFSRLRDMKTHRMAHTGDKPHQCPECGKRFSHHGNMKKHRMVHSGDKSHVCPECGKSFSHLGNMNKHRMVHSGDKPYECPECEKKFSRLGHVERHRVVHSGERPFECAECGRRFRQRGTIIQHMLVHTSDQPHKCPECGKRFNRLQHMKRHRKLHSGDRLNILTVEDDSENVEI from the coding sequence ATGGTGCATTCGGGTGATAAACCTTATGAGTGTCCGGAGTGTGGGAAAAAATTTAATCATCATggaaatatgaaaactcacaggaaggtgcattcgggtgaaaaacgtcatgagtgtccagaatgtgggaagagattcagtcgtcttagagatatgaagactcacagaatGGCGCACACTGGTGATAAGcctcaccagtgtccagagtgtgggaaaagattcagtcatcaTGGAAATATGAAGAAGCACAGGATGGTACATAGTGGTGATAAATCTCatgtgtgtccagagtgtggaaagagttTCAGTCATCTTGGAAATATGAATaagcacaggatggtgcattcaggtgataaaccttacgaatgtccagagtgtgagaagaaattcagtcgtcttggacatGTGGAAAGGCACAGGGTTGTGCATTCAGGTGAAAGACCTTTTgagtgtgccgagtgtggcagaaGATTTAgacaacgtggaactataatacagcacatgttagtaCATACGAGTGATCAACCTCACAAGTGCcctgagtgtgggaagagattcaatcgtCTTCAgcatatgaagaggcacaggaaGTTACATTCGGGTGACAGGCTAAACATTTTGACTGTGGAAGATGATTCAGAGAATGTCGAAATATAA